A region of Streptomyces sp. TG1A-60 DNA encodes the following proteins:
- the argB gene encoding acetylglutamate kinase encodes MSTTRKHTALPKARILIEALPWLTRHHGKTVVIKFGGNAMIDEELKSAFAQDVVFLRQAGLNVVVVHGGGPQISAALDRHGIVSEFKAGLRVTTEDAMDVVRMVLAGQVQRELVGLLNQHGPLAVGLTGEDAHTITATKHQPEIDGEPVDIGRVGEITAIDTGAIEALLADGRIPVVSSIARSQDDGHVYNVNADTAAAALAAALGAETLMVLTDVEGLYEDWPHSDEVISRLTASQLEKLLPELSSGMVPKMRGCLHAVRGGVQTARVIDGRVQHSILLEIFTDEGIGTMVVPDAEQQGDAE; translated from the coding sequence ATGAGCACCACGCGGAAGCACACGGCCCTCCCGAAGGCCAGGATCCTCATCGAAGCGCTCCCCTGGCTGACCCGCCACCACGGCAAGACGGTCGTCATCAAGTTCGGTGGCAACGCCATGATCGACGAGGAACTGAAGTCCGCCTTCGCCCAGGACGTCGTCTTCCTGCGGCAGGCCGGCCTCAACGTCGTCGTCGTGCACGGCGGGGGCCCGCAGATCAGCGCGGCCCTCGACAGGCACGGCATCGTCAGCGAGTTCAAGGCCGGCCTGCGCGTCACCACCGAGGACGCCATGGACGTCGTGCGCATGGTGCTCGCCGGACAGGTACAGCGCGAGCTGGTCGGGCTGCTCAACCAGCACGGACCGCTCGCCGTCGGCCTCACCGGCGAGGACGCGCACACCATCACCGCCACCAAGCACCAGCCCGAGATCGACGGCGAACCGGTCGACATCGGACGGGTGGGCGAGATCACCGCGATCGACACGGGTGCGATCGAGGCCCTGCTCGCCGACGGCCGCATCCCGGTCGTCTCGTCGATCGCCCGTAGCCAGGACGACGGACATGTCTACAACGTCAATGCTGATACGGCGGCTGCGGCACTCGCTGCTGCTCTGGGCGCCGAAACCCTCATGGTTCTCACGGACGTCGAGGGCCTCTACGAGGACTGGCCCCACAGCGACGAGGTGATCAGCCGCCTCACCGCTTCCCAACTGGAGAAGCTGTTGCCGGAGTTGTCCTCGGGCATGGTGCCGAAGATGCGGGGCTGTCTGCACGCAGTCCGGGGCGGCGTCCAGACCGCCCGCGTCATCGACGGCCGGGTCCAGCACTCGATCCTGCTGGAGATCTTCACCGACGAGGGCATCGGCACGATGGTCGTGCCGGACGCCGAGCAACAGGGGGATGCCGAATGA
- a CDS encoding acetylornithine transaminase — MTTNTELTERWQGSLMNNYGTPLLPLVRGEGSRVWDADGNAYLDLVGGIATNALGHAHPAVVEAVTRQIGSLGHVSNFFMAEPTVALAERLLQLFDREGRVFFCNSGAEANEAAFKIGRLTGRTHVVATEGAFHGRTMGALALTGQPGKREPFLPLPGDVTHVPFGDARALAAAVTEETALVVIEPIQGELGVVVPPAGYLKAARAITAATGALLVLDEVQTGIGRTGNWFEYQAHEGVLPDIVTLAKQLGGGLPLGATVAFGRAAELLQPGHHGTTFGGNPVACAAGLAVLDTLANEGLLENVKRQSEKLRNGIEALGHSLIDSVRGAGLLLGIVLTEPLAPEVRAAAQEAGFLVNAPAPDVVRLMPPLNLGDEEVAVFLEALPGILDAANGDGRSGE; from the coding sequence ATGACCACCAACACCGAGCTCACCGAGCGGTGGCAGGGCTCGCTCATGAACAACTACGGCACCCCGCTGCTGCCCCTCGTCCGCGGCGAGGGCAGCCGGGTCTGGGACGCCGACGGCAACGCCTACCTCGACCTCGTGGGCGGCATCGCGACCAACGCCCTCGGCCACGCCCACCCGGCGGTCGTCGAGGCCGTGACCCGCCAGATCGGCTCCCTCGGCCACGTCTCCAACTTCTTCATGGCCGAGCCGACCGTGGCCCTCGCCGAGCGCCTGCTCCAGCTCTTCGACCGGGAGGGCCGGGTCTTCTTCTGCAACTCCGGCGCCGAGGCCAACGAGGCGGCCTTCAAGATCGGCCGCCTCACCGGGCGGACCCACGTGGTGGCCACCGAGGGCGCCTTCCACGGGCGGACCATGGGTGCTCTCGCCCTCACCGGACAGCCCGGCAAGCGGGAGCCGTTCCTGCCGCTGCCCGGCGATGTCACGCACGTGCCGTTCGGCGACGCGCGGGCGCTGGCCGCCGCGGTCACCGAGGAGACGGCGCTCGTCGTCATCGAGCCCATCCAGGGCGAGCTCGGAGTCGTCGTCCCGCCCGCCGGCTACCTCAAGGCCGCCCGCGCCATCACCGCCGCGACCGGGGCGCTCCTCGTCCTCGACGAGGTGCAGACCGGCATCGGCAGGACCGGGAACTGGTTCGAGTACCAGGCCCACGAGGGCGTCCTGCCGGACATCGTCACCCTCGCCAAACAACTCGGCGGCGGGCTGCCGCTCGGCGCGACCGTCGCCTTCGGGCGGGCCGCCGAACTGCTCCAGCCGGGCCATCACGGGACGACGTTCGGCGGCAACCCCGTCGCCTGCGCGGCCGGACTCGCCGTCCTCGACACCCTCGCGAACGAGGGGCTGCTGGAGAACGTCAAGCGGCAGAGCGAGAAGCTGCGGAACGGAATCGAGGCTCTGGGCCACTCATTGATCGATTCCGTCCGAGGCGCGGGTCTCCTCCTGGGTATCGTGCTCACGGAGCCGCTCGCGCCCGAGGTGCGCGCGGCGGCTCAGGAGGCCGGTTTCCTGGTGAACGCGCCCGCCCCCGACGTCGTCCGGCTGATGCCGCCGCTGAATCTCGGCGACGAGGAGGTTGCCGTGTTCCTGGAGGCGCTGCCCGGCATCCTCGACGCAGCGAACGGGGACGGACGATCCGGAGAATGA
- a CDS encoding arginine repressor, giving the protein MSQAQEHDQAGPAVPQTRTARHRRIVDILNRQPVRSQSQLAKLLSDDGLSVTQATLSRDLDELNAVKIRNTDGDLIYAVPSEGGFRTPRAPLGESAKEERMRRLSAELLISAEASANLVVLRTPPGAAQFLASAIDQAELHDILGTIAGDDTLLLISRDPVGGQALADHLLRLAQNGH; this is encoded by the coding sequence ATGAGCCAGGCGCAGGAGCACGACCAGGCGGGGCCTGCCGTGCCGCAGACCCGCACCGCACGCCACCGCCGGATCGTGGACATCCTCAACCGGCAACCCGTACGGTCGCAGAGCCAGTTGGCGAAGCTGCTGTCCGACGACGGGCTGAGCGTCACGCAGGCGACGCTCAGCCGGGACCTGGACGAGCTGAACGCGGTGAAGATCCGCAACACCGACGGCGACCTGATCTACGCGGTGCCGAGTGAGGGGGGTTTCCGTACCCCTCGGGCTCCGCTGGGCGAGTCGGCGAAGGAGGAGCGGATGCGGCGGCTCTCCGCCGAGCTGCTGATCTCCGCGGAGGCCTCGGCGAATCTGGTGGTGCTGCGTACGCCGCCGGGGGCGGCCCAGTTCCTGGCCTCGGCCATCGACCAGGCGGAACTGCACGACATCCTGGGGACCATCGCGGGTGACGACACGCTGCTGTTGATCAGCCGGGATCCCGTGGGCGGGCAGGCGTTGGCGGATCATCTGCTGCGGTTGGCTCAGAACGGCCACTGA
- a CDS encoding FAD:protein FMN transferase has translation MAEPTGSVAPSQLRHAEETMGTVFSFDIRGGEPTAVRAALDEAVAGLHAVDEVFSTYREDSQISRLARAELTIEECDPEVAEVLALCAEAERLSDGWFSATYEGLFDPTGLVKGWATERAALRLVEAGAAGVSVNGGGDVQLCGVPGPDRPWRVGVADPLRPGGLAAVVTAAGADRLAVATSGTAERGAHIVDPRTGKSAVTDLVAVTVVAPRLTWADCWATAAFAMGSREGLAWLESLEDTEALLITAGDEVRCTGGLAARLG, from the coding sequence GTGGCCGAACCCACCGGGTCCGTCGCGCCCTCCCAGCTGCGGCACGCCGAAGAGACCATGGGCACCGTCTTCTCCTTCGACATCCGGGGAGGCGAGCCCACGGCGGTCAGGGCCGCTCTCGACGAGGCGGTGGCCGGACTCCACGCCGTCGACGAGGTGTTCAGCACCTACCGCGAGGACAGCCAGATCTCCCGGCTCGCCCGCGCCGAGCTGACCATCGAGGAGTGCGATCCCGAGGTCGCCGAAGTGCTCGCACTGTGCGCCGAGGCGGAGCGGCTCAGCGACGGCTGGTTCAGCGCCACCTACGAGGGTCTCTTCGACCCGACCGGCCTGGTGAAGGGCTGGGCCACCGAACGGGCCGCCCTGCGGCTGGTCGAGGCCGGGGCGGCCGGGGTGAGCGTCAACGGCGGCGGCGACGTCCAGCTCTGTGGCGTCCCGGGGCCGGACCGGCCGTGGCGCGTCGGCGTGGCCGACCCCCTCCGGCCCGGCGGCCTCGCCGCCGTCGTCACCGCCGCCGGCGCCGACCGCCTCGCCGTGGCCACGTCCGGTACCGCCGAACGCGGCGCCCACATCGTCGACCCCCGCACCGGCAAGTCCGCCGTGACGGACCTGGTCGCCGTGACGGTGGTGGCCCCCCGCCTGACCTGGGCCGACTGCTGGGCGACTGCGGCCTTCGCGATGGGTTCGAGGGAGGGCCTGGCGTGGCTGGAATCCCTGGAGGACACCGAGGCCCTGCTGATCACGGCGGGCGACGAGGTGCGATGCACCGGAGGGCTCGCCGCCAGACTCGGCTGA
- a CDS encoding FMN-binding protein translates to MKKSHPIRRTLLATAATVSGIVLLLSLKPASDPAGSVQAGAAPQQTAGAPSAQGGQGAAAGAQSLTGTAVQTDYGPVQVRITVSGGKITNAEAVQAPSGGRSTQITGDSVPKLNQAAMATGSAEIDAVSGATYTSTGYKQSLQSALDQVGSAQGSGTEVEAGGGNAQDTGGDAGAGQATGTQVLTGTAVQTDYGPVQVRITVNGGRITDAEALQSPSGGRSTQISGNAIPQLNKNAVAAGSADIDAVSGATYTSGGYRQSLQSALDQAG, encoded by the coding sequence ATGAAGAAGAGCCATCCCATACGGCGGACCCTGCTCGCCACCGCCGCCACCGTGTCCGGCATCGTGCTGCTGCTGTCGCTGAAGCCCGCCTCGGACCCGGCCGGATCGGTACAGGCCGGAGCGGCGCCGCAGCAGACGGCGGGCGCTCCTTCGGCACAGGGCGGTCAGGGCGCGGCGGCCGGCGCGCAGAGCCTCACGGGCACCGCCGTGCAGACCGACTACGGCCCGGTCCAGGTCCGGATCACGGTCAGCGGCGGCAAAATCACCAACGCCGAGGCCGTGCAGGCGCCGAGCGGCGGACGCAGCACCCAGATCACCGGCGACTCGGTGCCCAAGCTCAACCAGGCGGCCATGGCCACCGGCAGCGCCGAGATCGACGCGGTCTCGGGCGCCACCTACACCAGCACCGGGTACAAGCAGTCCCTGCAGTCCGCCCTCGACCAGGTCGGCAGTGCGCAGGGCTCGGGCACCGAGGTCGAGGCGGGCGGCGGCAACGCCCAGGACACGGGCGGCGACGCCGGGGCCGGGCAGGCGACGGGCACCCAGGTGCTCACGGGCACCGCGGTGCAGACGGACTACGGCCCGGTCCAGGTCCGCATCACCGTCAACGGCGGCCGGATCACCGACGCCGAGGCACTGCAGTCCCCCAGTGGCGGACGCAGCACCCAGATCAGCGGCAACGCCATCCCCCAGCTCAACAAGAACGCCGTCGCGGCAGGGAGCGCCGACATCGATGCTGTCTCGGGCGCCACGTACACCAGCGGCGGCTACCGGCAGTCCCTCCAGTCCGCGCTGGACCAGGCAGGCTGA
- a CDS encoding ferredoxin reductase family protein: MSTIAGGRAARRQTLRRIRPRRSPAVPLLIAFWAGAAAVVWLWWDNTPSIADQGSKLVNAGRITGLLGGYLMALVVLQMARVPALERRVGSDRVARWHAMTGRYTLCLVVAHVVLTMYGYALQAGLTHTAILQQTIDSINQLPDMGKAAIGTGLLVFIGLISIGPVRKRIPYDVWYHTHLLTYAATFLTFWHQISTGNEFAVTPAAKTGWYVLYGSVTALVVWYRIFTPIRLNLRHRLRVEAVIEESPGIVSVLMSGRRLHRMGAEAGQFFRWRFLAPGMRFSSHPYSLSAAPRPNMLRITVKAIGDHSSALRDLEPGTRVWAEGPYGALTAGKRSRGKVLLVAGGVGITPMRALFETLPGAAGDLTLLYRANSTQDLALWDELAQIAQERGARLMYAVNSPEGERPDISPDSLRRKIPDIERHDVFLCGPPGFAQGVYEALRGAGVPTRRIHHESFEM, from the coding sequence GTGTCCACGATCGCCGGAGGTCGCGCCGCGCGCCGCCAGACGTTGCGTCGCATCCGCCCTCGTCGTTCTCCCGCAGTCCCGTTGCTGATCGCGTTCTGGGCGGGCGCGGCGGCGGTGGTGTGGCTGTGGTGGGACAACACTCCGTCCATCGCCGACCAGGGCAGCAAGCTCGTCAACGCCGGCCGGATCACGGGTCTGCTCGGCGGATACCTGATGGCGCTGGTGGTGCTGCAGATGGCCCGCGTGCCCGCGCTGGAGCGCCGGGTCGGCTCCGACCGGGTGGCCCGCTGGCACGCGATGACCGGCCGCTACACGCTCTGCCTGGTCGTCGCGCACGTCGTCCTCACGATGTACGGGTACGCCCTCCAGGCCGGCCTCACCCACACCGCCATCCTCCAGCAGACGATCGACTCGATCAATCAGCTGCCGGACATGGGCAAGGCCGCCATCGGCACCGGTCTGCTGGTGTTCATCGGGCTCATCTCGATCGGCCCGGTGCGCAAGCGGATCCCGTACGACGTCTGGTACCACACGCATCTGCTGACGTACGCGGCGACGTTCCTGACGTTCTGGCACCAGATCTCCACCGGCAACGAGTTCGCCGTCACGCCCGCCGCGAAGACCGGCTGGTACGTGCTGTACGGGTCGGTGACCGCGCTGGTGGTGTGGTACCGGATCTTCACGCCGATCCGGCTGAACCTGCGGCACCGGCTGCGGGTCGAGGCCGTCATCGAGGAGTCGCCCGGCATCGTCTCGGTGCTGATGAGCGGGCGCAGACTGCACCGGATGGGGGCGGAGGCCGGGCAGTTCTTCCGCTGGCGGTTCCTCGCGCCGGGCATGCGGTTCAGCTCGCACCCGTACTCGCTGTCGGCGGCGCCCCGCCCCAACATGCTGCGTATCACGGTCAAGGCGATCGGCGACCACAGCTCGGCGCTGCGCGATCTGGAGCCCGGCACCAGGGTGTGGGCGGAGGGCCCGTACGGGGCGCTGACGGCCGGCAAGCGCAGCCGGGGCAAGGTGCTGCTGGTGGCCGGCGGTGTAGGCATCACACCGATGCGGGCCCTGTTCGAGACGCTGCCCGGCGCGGCCGGTGACCTGACTCTGCTCTACCGGGCCAACAGCACCCAGGACCTGGCCCTGTGGGACGAGCTGGCGCAGATCGCGCAGGAGCGCGGGGCGCGGCTGATGTACGCGGTGAACAGCCCGGAGGGCGAGCGCCCCGACATCTCACCGGACTCCCTGCGCCGCAAGATCCCGGACATCGAGCGCCACGACGTCTTCCTGTGCGGTCCGCCCGGCTTCGCCCAGGGCGTGTACGAGGCGCTGCGCGGCGCGGGCGTCCCGACCCGCCGTATCCACCACGAGTCGTTCGAGATGTGA
- a CDS encoding pyridoxamine 5'-phosphate oxidase family protein gives MGKTYERIDGRLRTFIEAQPLFFTASAPLSAEGTVNVSPKGLKGSFAILDELTVAYLDFAGSTAETIAHLRENGRITLMWCAFQGPPTIVRVHGKGEAVFRDDPRFTDLLARFPGIDPAPHGLRAIIVVRAERIRDSCGFAVPSMAYEEDRELHGRRFAREDDASLSAYFSSKEYVGTSLDGLPGLPLPLPLPPADG, from the coding sequence ATGGGAAAGACCTACGAGCGCATCGACGGCCGCCTGCGTACGTTCATCGAGGCCCAGCCCCTCTTCTTCACCGCGTCCGCGCCGCTGTCCGCCGAGGGCACGGTCAACGTCTCCCCCAAGGGCCTCAAGGGCTCGTTCGCGATCCTCGACGAACTGACCGTCGCGTACCTGGACTTCGCCGGGTCCACCGCGGAGACGATCGCGCATCTGCGTGAGAACGGCCGGATCACCCTGATGTGGTGCGCCTTCCAGGGCCCGCCCACCATCGTGCGCGTGCACGGCAAGGGCGAGGCCGTCTTCCGTGACGACCCGCGCTTCACGGATCTCCTCGCCCGCTTCCCCGGCATCGACCCGGCCCCGCACGGCCTGCGGGCGATCATCGTGGTCAGAGCCGAACGCATCCGCGACAGCTGCGGCTTCGCCGTGCCGTCCATGGCGTACGAGGAGGACCGCGAACTGCACGGCCGGCGTTTCGCGCGCGAGGACGACGCCTCGCTCAGCGCGTACTTCAGCTCCAAGGAGTACGTCGGAACCAGCCTGGACGGCCTCCCCGGGCTGCCGCTACCGCTGCCACTGCCGCCCGCCGACGGCTGA
- the argH gene encoding argininosuccinate lyase, with the protein MSSNSGDVRLWGGRFADGPAEALAKLSASVHFDWRLAPYDIAGSRAHARVLRKAGLLTDDELTDMLAGLDRLEADVADGSFVGTIADEDVHTALERGLLERLGPDLGGKLRAGRSRNDQVATLFRMYLRDHARTIGGLIADLQDALIGLAEAHPDVAMPGRTHLQHAQPVLFAHHVLAHVQSLSRDAERLRQWDERTAVSPYGSGALAGSSLGLDPEAVAKDLGFEHGSSANSIDGTASRDFVAEFAFITAMIGVNLSRIAEEVIIWNTKEFSFVTLHDAFSTGSSIMPQKKNPDIAELARGKSGRLIGNLTGLLATLKALPLAYNRDLQEDKEPVFDSIDQLEVLLPAFTGMMATLTVHRERMEELAPAGFSLATDIAEWLVKQGVPFRVAHEVAGECVKAAEAENKELNDLTDDQFAKISAHLTPEVRSVLNVPGALASRDGRGGTAPSAVATQLAEIKADVAAQHEWATAKGNK; encoded by the coding sequence GTGAGCAGCAACAGCGGTGACGTACGGCTCTGGGGCGGCCGTTTCGCCGACGGTCCCGCCGAGGCCCTGGCGAAGCTGTCCGCGTCCGTCCACTTCGACTGGCGGCTCGCGCCGTACGACATCGCGGGCTCCCGCGCCCACGCGCGCGTGCTGCGCAAGGCGGGCCTGCTCACGGACGACGAGCTCACGGACATGCTGGCCGGCCTGGACCGGCTGGAGGCGGACGTCGCGGACGGCTCCTTCGTCGGCACCATCGCCGACGAGGACGTGCACACGGCCCTGGAGCGCGGTCTCCTGGAGCGCCTCGGCCCCGACCTGGGTGGCAAGCTGCGCGCCGGCCGGTCCCGCAACGACCAGGTCGCGACCCTCTTCCGGATGTACCTGCGCGACCACGCCCGCACGATCGGCGGCCTGATCGCAGATCTCCAGGACGCGCTGATCGGTCTCGCGGAGGCCCACCCGGACGTGGCGATGCCCGGCCGCACCCACCTCCAGCACGCCCAGCCGGTCCTCTTCGCCCACCACGTCCTCGCCCACGTGCAGTCCCTCTCCCGGGACGCGGAACGCCTGCGCCAGTGGGACGAGCGCACGGCCGTCTCCCCGTACGGCTCGGGCGCCCTCGCGGGCAGCAGCCTCGGCCTGGACCCGGAGGCGGTGGCCAAGGACCTCGGCTTCGAGCACGGCAGTTCCGCGAACTCCATCGACGGCACGGCGTCCCGCGACTTCGTCGCCGAGTTCGCCTTCATCACCGCGATGATCGGCGTGAACCTCTCCCGGATCGCCGAGGAGGTCATCATCTGGAACACGAAGGAGTTCTCCTTCGTCACCCTCCACGACGCGTTCTCCACAGGCTCGTCGATCATGCCGCAGAAGAAGAACCCGGACATCGCGGAGCTGGCGCGCGGCAAGAGCGGCCGTCTGATCGGCAACCTGACGGGCCTGCTGGCGACGCTGAAGGCCCTCCCGCTGGCCTACAACCGCGACCTCCAGGAGGACAAGGAGCCGGTCTTCGACTCCATCGACCAGCTGGAAGTCCTGCTGCCCGCCTTCACCGGCATGATGGCCACCCTCACCGTCCACCGCGAGCGCATGGAGGAACTGGCCCCCGCCGGCTTCTCCCTGGCCACCGACATCGCCGAGTGGCTCGTCAAGCAGGGTGTCCCCTTCCGCGTCGCCCACGAGGTCGCCGGCGAGTGCGTCAAGGCCGCCGAGGCCGAGAACAAGGAGCTGAACGACCTGACGGACGACCAGTTCGCCAAGATCTCGGCCCACCTGACCCCGGAGGTCCGCTCGGTCTTGAACGTTCCGGGCGCCCTGGCCTCCCGCGACGGTCGCGGAGGAACGGCCCCGAGCGCGGTGGCCACCCAGCTCGCGGAGATCAAGGCGGACGTGGCGGCCCAGCACGAGTGGGCGACGGCCAAGGGCAACAAGTAA
- a CDS encoding aldo/keto reductase, producing MPFARLAAATTPTCHIGLGLAAVARPGYINLGRDGDLPDDRTVDALRARTHELLDAAYAQGVRYFDAARSYGLSEQFLADWLTAHPHLDDIVVGSKWGYTYTAGWTTDAEKHEVKDHSLPTYERQRAESAELLGDRLDLYQIHSVTPDSAALTDKELHARLAEAAAQGVTVGFSTSGPAQAEAIRTALAVTVDGEPLFRTVQSTYNALETSVAPALAEAYDAGLTVIVKEGMANGRLAGAHAPDVLKAVAEETGLDCDAVALALILRQPWAGVVLSGAATTNQLASNLHGAVVDLDDEQVTRLADLVEDPQTYWAKRGQLPWH from the coding sequence ATGCCCTTCGCCCGACTGGCCGCAGCGACAACCCCCACCTGCCACATCGGACTCGGCCTCGCCGCAGTCGCCCGCCCCGGTTACATCAACCTCGGCCGTGACGGCGACCTTCCCGACGACCGCACCGTCGACGCCCTCCGCGCCCGCACCCACGAACTCCTCGACGCCGCCTACGCCCAGGGCGTCCGCTACTTCGACGCGGCCCGCTCCTACGGCCTCTCGGAGCAGTTCCTCGCCGACTGGCTGACCGCCCACCCGCACCTCGACGACATCGTCGTCGGCAGCAAATGGGGCTACACCTACACGGCCGGCTGGACCACCGACGCCGAGAAGCACGAGGTCAAGGACCACAGCCTCCCGACGTACGAGCGCCAGCGCGCCGAGAGCGCCGAACTGCTCGGTGACCGGCTCGACCTCTACCAGATCCATTCGGTGACCCCGGACAGTGCGGCCCTCACCGACAAGGAACTCCACGCCAGGCTGGCGGAGGCCGCCGCCCAGGGCGTCACCGTCGGCTTCTCCACCAGCGGCCCCGCGCAGGCCGAGGCCATCCGGACCGCCCTCGCCGTGACGGTCGACGGCGAACCGCTCTTCCGTACCGTCCAGTCGACGTACAACGCCCTGGAGACCTCCGTCGCCCCCGCCCTCGCCGAGGCGTACGACGCGGGGCTCACCGTGATCGTCAAGGAGGGCATGGCCAACGGCCGCCTGGCCGGCGCGCACGCCCCGGACGTCCTGAAGGCGGTGGCCGAGGAGACGGGTCTCGACTGTGACGCGGTCGCCCTGGCGCTGATCCTGCGGCAGCCGTGGGCCGGTGTCGTCCTCTCCGGCGCCGCCACCACCAACCAGCTCGCCTCCAACCTGCACGGGGCGGTCGTCGACCTCGACGACGAGCAGGTGACCCGTCTCGCGGACCTCGTCGAGGACCCGCAGACGTACTGGGCGAAGCGCGGGCAGCTTCCCTGGCACTGA
- a CDS encoding lysophospholipid acyltransferase family protein, which translates to MSRFVLIKAVLGPIMRLMFRPRVEGAEHIPGGGPVILAGNHLTFIDSMILPLVCDRQVFFIGKDEYVTGKGIKGRLMAWFFTGVGMIPVDRDGGRGGVAALMTGRRILDEGKVFGIYPEGTRSPDGRLYRGRTGIARLTLMTGAPVVPFAMIGTDKIQPGGAGLPRPHRVTVRFGEAMEFSRYEGMDRDRYVLRAVTDSVMTEVMRLSGQEYVDMYASKAKEAA; encoded by the coding sequence TTGTCCCGCTTCGTGCTCATCAAGGCAGTGCTCGGACCGATCATGCGCCTGATGTTCCGCCCACGGGTGGAGGGCGCGGAGCACATCCCGGGAGGCGGTCCGGTCATCCTCGCGGGCAACCACCTGACCTTCATCGACTCGATGATCCTGCCGCTGGTCTGCGACCGTCAGGTCTTCTTCATCGGCAAGGACGAGTACGTCACCGGCAAGGGGATCAAAGGCCGCCTGATGGCCTGGTTCTTCACCGGCGTCGGCATGATTCCCGTCGACCGCGACGGCGGCCGGGGCGGGGTCGCCGCGCTGATGACCGGGCGGCGGATCCTGGACGAGGGCAAGGTCTTCGGGATCTACCCGGAGGGGACGCGGTCGCCCGACGGCCGGCTGTACCGGGGGCGGACGGGGATCGCCCGGCTGACGCTGATGACGGGGGCGCCGGTGGTGCCGTTCGCGATGATCGGGACGGACAAGATCCAGCCGGGAGGTGCGGGGCTGCCCCGGCCGCACCGGGTCACCGTGCGGTTCGGTGAGGCGATGGAGTTCTCCCGGTACGAGGGGATGGACCGGGACCGGTATGTGCTGCGGGCGGTGACCGATTCCGTGATGACCGAGGTCATGCGGCTTTCCGGGCAGGAGTACGTGGACATGTACGCGTCCAAGGCGAAGGAAGCGGCGTAG